CGCCAAATCGGGGAGATCGGTCGCGCACGCATCCGGAAGCCCGGAGAACGGATCGGGCGCGATCACGCCGGCCTGATCGACCGCGCGCCGCAACGCCGCGCGCATGGATTCCGGGGAGAAGTCCGACGTCACGAGCGTCGCGTTTCGCGACCCGGTGAAGACGCGCACGTGAAGGCTCTTGCCCGTCGACCCCTCGAGCTTGGCCACGTTTTCGCCGCGCGCCTCGACGTGGAGCCGGCGAACGCTCGAGACGGTCGCTTCGGCCTGCTCGGCGCCGAGCGAGATCGCCAATGCGACGGCGCTCGTCGCATGTTCCAGCGCCTGCGCTTCATCCATGCTGGGTCCCTCCCACGGTGATGGATGCGATCTTCACGGTCGGCATGCCGACGCCGACCGGGACGTACTGGCCGCCCTTACCGCACGTATAGTGCCGTCGCGCCAACCGGCTGTCGTTCCCGACGGCGACGACTTTGGTCATCGCATCCGGACCGTTGCCGACGATGGTGGCGTTCTTCACCGGCGCCGTCAACTTGCCGTTCTCGATCAAATACCCTTCGGCGATCATAAAGACAAAGTCGCCCTTGCTGATCTCGACCTGTCCGCCGGCAAACGATTTCGCGTAGATCCCGCGTTGCGTCGATCCGAGGATCTCATCGAGCGTGGAAGATCCGTTGGGCATGTAGGTATTGCACATGCGAGGCTGCGGAAGAAAACGGAACGATTGTCGCCGTCCGCTTCCGGTCGGCGCGACGCCCATCAGCTTCGCGTTATGACGATCCTGCATGTAGCCGCGCAGGATCCCGTCCTCAACCAGCACCTTGTGCGCTCCCGCGATGCCTTCGTCATCGACGCTCACGCTGCCGCGCTCGTCTTGCAAATTCCCGTCATCGTAAATCGTCACCAATTCGCTCGCCACGCGTTCGCCGACCCGGCCGCTGTAGAGTGAGGTGCCTTGACGGTTAAAATCGCTCTCGAGCCCGTGGCCGACGGCTTCATGAAGCAAGACGCCGCCGCCGCCCGCGCCGACGACCATCGCCATCTCTCCGGCCGGCGCCGGAACCGCATCCACGTTGATCGCCGCGATGCGCGCGGCTTCCGACGCAAGCTCTTCGGGCGTGACGCTTTCAAAATACGCAAGCGACGTACGACCGCCGTCGGCCGCGTACCCCGAGCCGCGCTCCTCATGCGCGCTGGCGATCGCCTGGATGCCCAACGTTACCATGGGACGATGATCGGTTGCGAGCCGCCCATCGCTCGAGGCGATCCATACGTCTTGCAACTCGTCGACAACGTGCGCGTTCACCGCCACGATGCGCGGATCGTAAGCGCGCGCGGCGATGTCGGCTCGCGAGAGCAAGTCCGCGTAGCGTTCCGAGGGTGCGTGCTCGCGGCGCGAGCGGTCGTAGATCGCCGGTACTTGGACGCCGGTGAGATCGATGCGCCGTTCGCTT
This is a stretch of genomic DNA from Candidatus Dormiibacterota bacterium. It encodes these proteins:
- a CDS encoding metallopeptidase TldD-related protein produces the protein MEPMLDRDILERLISRALRSGGAYADVFCERRHTVAYRLQDGKLHDGSYSITQGVGIRVIVGETAGYAYSDDLSIEALLRAADAASLVARSSPNGSERRIDLTGVQVPAIYDRSRREHAPSERYADLLSRADIAARAYDPRIVAVNAHVVDELQDVWIASSDGRLATDHRPMVTLGIQAIASAHEERGSGYAADGGRTSLAYFESVTPEELASEAARIAAINVDAVPAPAGEMAMVVGAGGGGVLLHEAVGHGLESDFNRQGTSLYSGRVGERVASELVTIYDDGNLQDERGSVSVDDEGIAGAHKVLVEDGILRGYMQDRHNAKLMGVAPTGSGRRQSFRFLPQPRMCNTYMPNGSSTLDEILGSTQRGIYAKSFAGGQVEISKGDFVFMIAEGYLIENGKLTAPVKNATIVGNGPDAMTKVVAVGNDSRLARRHYTCGKGGQYVPVGVGMPTVKIASITVGGTQHG